GGTGGACTCAGGGTACAGGGTAGGGGGGCGGGCGGGAGGCACAGGCCAAGCCCGGGGCAGGCAGATTCAGACCAGGCCACGGGGGGGTGGAGGAAATCCTCAGGCCAGGGCCAGGCGGGGCGGAcaggggggctcaggccaggccaggccatagGTGTGGgaggggccgggcgggggctcAGGCCAAGCCCAGGGTGGGCGGACTCAGACCAGGCCATGGGGGGGTCCCCTCAGGCCAGGGCCAGGCGGGGCGGACAGGGGGGCTCAGGccataggtgggggaggggccaggcggGGGGCTCGGGCcaggcccggggggaggggctcaggccgcCCCCAGCGCGTGCCCGGCGCTTTGCGGGACCCCAGGCGCCCCGCAGCCCCTCACCGCCATTGCGGCTCCAGCTCCCCCGGCAGCAGAGACACCAACTCAGCAGTAGCGCAACTTCCGGCGCCGGGGCCGCGCCACCGGAAGCGGAAGGGACGAGCCGGCGCTGTGCGAAAGAGGCGGGGGTCTGACCCCGCACCAGGCTACCATTCCCAGCATCCTTTGCGGCGTTGCCATGGTGAACCCGGAAGTGCGGGCACAGAGACCGGCAGTGAGTGGGACGGACACCGGGATAGGATGGAAGGGACAGGGGAGCGCGTGAGTGACGGACagacgggggggtgggggcagtaggaCAGAGGGGTGCAGGCAGTAGGAcagacgggggtgggggcagtaggacagacagacggggggtgggggcagtaggacagaggggtgggggcagtaggacagacagacggggggtgggggcagtaggaCAGGGGGGTGCAGGCAGTAGGACAGACagacgggggggtgggggcagtaggaCAGGGGGGTGCAGGCAGTAGGACAGAcagacgggggtgggggcagtaggaCAGGGGGGTGCAGGCAGTAGGAcagacgggggtgggggcagtaggacagacagacggggggtgggggcagtaggacagggggtgcaggcagtaggacagacagacgggggtgggggcagtaggaCAGGGGGGTGCAGGCAGTAGGACAGACGGGGGCGGGGGCAGTAGGACAGAGGGGTGCAGGCAGTAGGACagacggggggtgggggcagtaggaCAGAGGGGTGCAGGCAGTAGGACAGACagacggggggtgggggcagtaggaCAGGGGGGTGCAGGCAGTAGGACAGACagacggggggtgggggcagtaggaCAGGGGGGTGCAGGCAGTAGGACAGACagacggggggtgggggcagtaggaCAGGGGGGTGCAGGCAGTAGGACAGAcagacgggggtgggggcagtaggaCAGGGGGGTGCAGGCAGTAGGACAGACagacggggggtgggggcagtaggacagacgggggtgggggcagtaggaCAGAGGGGTGCAGGCAGTAGGAcagacgggggtgggggcagtaggaCAGGGGATGCGGGCAGTAGGACAGACagacgggggggtgggggcagtaggacagacgggggtgggggcagtaggacagacagacgggggtgggggcagtaggacagggggtgcaggcagtaggacagacagacgggggggtgggggcagtaggaCAGACAGGATGGGGGCATTGGAGAGGGCCAGGTGTTGATAGCTCTGTCTGGACTCCAGAGACTGAGGCCCTCGCTTGGACAAACCGAGGGGAGCAGCTGGGCCTGAGCAGGAGCGATCCGTGCTGGGGGTCCCAAGAAGGGGCAGATGCAGCTGCTGTCCCCTGGACACCGACATGGAGATGCAAAGGCTCCCGGTGGAGGTAACACCTTCTGATAGCTCAGGCTGGACAGCAGCAGGCTGGATGGGGGACCCCTGTGGCACTTCCTAGTCCCGTCAGTGTCTGGAGGGTCACAGGAGTTCATATGACTAGAACTGGGATTCAAATTAGGACAACACTCCTGTGTTTCCTTGGGCTCTAGGTTGGTAGCAGGGCCCAGCCTATGTCATCTAAATGGGCTGCTGGAGTGTTATTGCTGGGGTGTGTGTTACCAGTGTCGGTCCTGCTCTCCGGGGACAGGGACTCACTCCACCAGAGATGCTGCTTCCTCATGGCTTCAGAGAGGGCAATGGCTCTTCAGGGCTCATCGCACCTTTACCACACATTATAGGACAAATGTGTATGCCTCTGTGGAAGTGCTTgaagggatgctgctgttcacagCCAACTGCTATAATCTCCAGTAAGCTGTTCATTTGGAGAAGACAATGTTATAACCTGGCACAGGGCCCTTCTCTATGATCACTAGGTCTCTTGCAAGCAGAGTCCCATGTGCTTCCCAGCCAGTTGGCTCTGGGTAGAATTGAGTCGCTGCTTCTAGCTCAGGCAGCTTATCCTCTGGGCTCAGACCTTCTGTCTCAGGCCCTTGTTGGGATGTGGGATGctgccccccccatccctgagccccccaggatTCCCATTACCAAAACTCCAAATCAGCCAGCATCTCTTTTCTTGGTTTTTTCCTTGTAAAGAGCCTTGTTTATATTAAGAAACATAAAACTCTATACCCACGCAGCCCCCAAGCTCCACCTTAGCTGTGGGTACTCTGGCTTCTAGTTTAACCCCTTCGGGGACAATGTGAGGGGAAAGCAAGGAACACAGGCTGAGCCAAGGAATTTTTGGCCACAGTACCTCTGCTGGTAAAGCACTCGAGAGGTGCAGATCTTTGAACTAAGGAGAAATCCTGAGACACCCTCTTCTGTGGTCCAAACTTACCGTTGGGTGTTTCTATTGGGTGTTGAGCAGCCTTAGTTTCACTGGGATTTGATTTCACTGGGATAACTTTGACTTCCAAGGGAGCTGGGAGTGCTCAGCATTCTGCAGGATGTGGCTCTATGTTAGAAACCTTTGCATCAAGAGGTTGGTGTGAGCTTAAAAAGCACATAAAGTATTCAGCCATCTTCTGTACAGTGAGGATAGTGCTGCTGTGGAAACACCCTTTAGAGGAGTCATTAAGGATGCTGATAAGAGCAGCTAACGTTCAGCTCTGCTATGACCCAAAGTCCAAAGTACCTAACAGTAACAAGCAATAGACTGGCAGAACAGTTTCGCTAGAATTCTCTAGACTGCTTATCTGCCTTTATTACCTGGCCTCCCTCAGCTTCCCTCAATGCCTTTGATCCCCTGTGGGACTTGGTGATGATACTGTCACTCTTAGaccaggccctgggctgcaggcccCTGTGGACTGACCATGCTCACCCTGCCTGTGTGATGGGGTTCGGCCCTTGTGGGTATTCCCTTGGGGAGCTAGTGACCAAACAGCCTTCTCTCGGACCACAGCAGTATTCGTGTGACCTCAGGATCCAAGCAGAGCATAAGAGAAAAAGGGATTTTACAACAACAAAAGTCTACACGTCTAGAGTCCTTACCTGGAGGGGGACTGTTCCCCATAACATTTCCCCCCTGCACGCCCCATCCTTTCTTGGCAGTTTCGTGGGTTTGGAACAGTTTGGTGAGCTCTGCCAGCGGCCAGGCTGGAACAGCCAAGTGAAGGGTTCTTGCCTTGGCTCTTAGATGCTTGCAGGGACCCATCCCCTCTTCCTAGGGCATTTCTGACAATGCTGCCATTGAACTAACTCAGCAGATGCCTGGGGAAACCCCCCAGTGGCCTGGCCCTGATGCAGTGCCCAGGAAGCATCACAGGTGTGGCGAAGTGGACTGGTCTAATATGTTTATGAAGGATGTGAATGGCAGTAACGTACTGAACGTGGGATTGCCACCCCATGGTGCAGAAGGGTTAACTCTACACCTAGAGCAGAGCAGGAGCCGTgaggtgtgtgtgtcacagaacTGGCTGGGGTGGGATGAATCGGGTGTTAAAGGACTGGCTGAAGCTGACCCATATCAGTGGAGGATCCAGAATGACAATGGGAGGCCCAAGGACGTTGGAATCTCTGGCAGGTGGAACATGTGACCTCACCTCAGCATGGGTTGGCAGAAAGGGGATCAGAGCTGACTTTTGGAGAGGCTCAGCAGCTCTCACCTGGGACTGACAAAGAGGTGACTGAGGAGAGGGCCAGAAATGGATtccaggcagcatggctgggtgAACGCTGGCTTGGCCAGGATGGACCATGTCTTAACCGTTGCTTGTCTGTACTAACCTAAGGACTTTCCAATGCTGTCTTCTGGGTGACTAACAAACCCACCTCTGCCTGGTGTCACTGCAAACACTGGCTGAGATACGCTGGTCCCAGAAGAGTGTAACGGTCTCTGACCAGGAGTCTGTCTCAGTTGGACTCGCTGGGTGGAGCTCATGGTGTGAGGCAGGAGTGCTGGAGCCCAAAGCTCAGTCGTGGAAACGTTGAGGCTGCCTGGCCTACCCTGAAGAAACAGTGAGACCCCTTGCGGATCTGGCACAGTGAAGGGGTCCTTCCAAGGAGCTGTTTAAAAGCTGGAGTGGATCCATGAAAACAGGCAGCTCCAAATCAGTCACAGCCCCATCCTAGGCCATGTAGGTTTGTTCCTCATGTAAGCAGGCCACGCTGTTTTCACTTAGGCTTTTCTGACCACTCTTGGGCCTCTCTGTCCTTTAGTGTGGAGTCACGAGGTTCTGATCAATGAATGAAAACAACACAGATGTAACTACAACTTCTCTGCTGGAGCCAAACAAAATCCTGATCCCAGCTGGCCTTGCTCCCACTACAGCTGTGCAGAGTATTCCTTCCGTTCTGTCAGTGCGCACCCTTGAGACAGCACCGGCCAAAATGCACGTGAAATATTACAGGGTGAAAAGAAGGTTGGGAACTGTGCCTGCACGCATACTAGGATAAAGCAttcctcacttcctgtcctaaatgcTTGGGCAGCGTCTCTGTGCATGCCCAGCTGCTGTGTCCCACCACAGAAGTGGTCACACACATTTCTCCTCGGGGCCATGTGCATGGCAAACTTGATCTGAATTCTTCAGCACTCCCATGCAGCAGCCTGGGAATTGGGCAGAAGCTTCTGAGAAATTAAAACAAGGAGGTGGTCTATTGATTCATTAAAGAGGACAATGACTCACAGAACCAGTGCAGTGTCTCTGGGTTGTTGAATTTGATCATTTGATTTTGCGCTGTCTCTAAGTTGACAGCATACTCAGAGTTTTGTGTTGATCATATAGCATGACATTGTGGAAGTTGTCTGAGGGAAGCTGGCTCCTTTGGCACCAGAGTCAGGAACAGCTGGGGCTTTTGtcagctgggaaggagggagaggcagtttgggattgtgggatacaAACGTGAGCTGGAAGTTTCAGCTGAAATTGTCTGGAGTGAGACAGTTCATCATACTGACATTTAGATTAGCATTTCAGAGCTCACACATCATCTGCACAAAGAAggtagttcacacctctcagagctattgcttcaggctggctgcagacacaGGCAGACATCATGGCATCAATTATGCTGTGTTCTTATTTTAAAGAAGACTGTACAGCAGTATctcactgctgctgttctccAGTCACAGTTTCCCCAGCACATGCCCTAATTCTTCTGTGCTGCGTAAATCCTGCTCTGGGGCCCTTCCTCATGCGTCTCCCATTCTCTTCCCAGGTCATCACCTACATCCTCAGCTTCTTGCCCATTGCTGACAGGAAGGAGGCCTCTCTGGTGAATCACACCTGGTACTTTGCAGCCCAGGACTCTCTGCGGCAGGTAAAGCctacccctccctgcagcctTCATCTGCGCGGTGTGCCCACTGGCCCAGTCCTGCTGAGTCCCCTGTGTGACCAGCTACAAGCCTGTGTTAATCGGCCCCCACCTTTGGATCCCACCTGCCCAGTCAGCTGGCTCTGGGCCGAGTCCAGTCCCTGGTTCAAGCAGCAGGACTTCTAGGGCACCATCCTCAGGGAAGACCTGCCATGTGGCCCCCTTCCTGGGATGAAGGACTCCACAGCCAACAGCCTCAGGCCACAAAGCTAATGCTGAGAGTTCCCAAGCCTCTGCAGCCACTCTGCACAGTCCCCCAGAGCCTCATCCACCTGTACGCTCTCTGGGTGGCACCATGTGGCTGGTAGAGCAAGGGAAGTGGCTTTGCAAGGATCTTCTTAACACCCCCTCTTTACTCTTAGACAGCACAGGAGAGTTACAGAGCCAGGCCAAGCACATACCTGAATGCagtcctcccgccccccaccccctcagctcaCTGCAGCACTCAGTCCCCTCCAGGCTCACTCTGcagttcccccctcctccccacagctctCAGGCAATGCACAGGCTTGCACTCCTGTGGTCACTCCCTGGGACCTGCATTCGCTGCCTCATTCTGCACATGCTCAGTCTGCCCCCAGCTAAGGGGCTGTTCCCTGGCTGTGTCTCTGGAGCCTAGGGTACCTCTGTTGTTGCCCCCAGACCCAGGTTTTGGAGCCTCAAGGCCTGTGCTAGCCTGTGTCTCCAATGCTTCCCCCAAGCCATCTCTCCCTggagtcctgcctcccctcctgggGGCATTGCTAGAGGCCTGGATGGGGGAGCGCCTTTGCTCTGCCTTCCCCCATAGCCACTCTCCTGTCGATTCCAGGAGAACATCCTGTACAAcatcccagccacctcttcctcCCTGGCTACCATTGAGAGCCTGGCCAGACGGCGCGTGAGCTGCGTCAGCCTGACCAGCCTCGACAGCTCCACTGTCTCCCGGGACGTGATCCAGGCTGTCTCCTGTCACCTGGGGCCACACTTGCAGAGCTTGTGTCTGCGTGGGAGCAGCCTGACCGAAACATCCTTCATGCACCTCCTCCTTGcctgcccctgcctctcctcACTGGATCTGAGTGGCTGCAACAGCCTCTTCATGTCCGGGACGCTGCTCTCCAAGCCAGAGACCATCGGCCAAGCCCAGCGAGCACTGACTAACCTCCAGGAGCTGAACCTGGCCAGCCTGCGCTACCTGTCGGATCTCAGTTTCAACCGGCTGACAGGCTGTGCGCCACGCCTGGCCAGACTCTCGCTGGCTCGCTGCCACCTCACCTTTGGGTTTGACCCCTACCGCGGGTCCAGCAACTACAACTCCTCTGCCCTGCTGTCCTTCCGCAACCTCTTGCGCTTCCTGAAGGAGCGGGCCAGCAGCTTCAGGGCCTTGGACTTGAGCGGCACCAGCATCACCTCGCCAGCGATGAGGTCCCTGGTGCAAGTGGAGGGGCTGTGCCTGCAGGAACTCGTGCTGCAGAACTGCAGGGACCTCTCCAACGAGGCCATCAGCCTCCTCTGTACGCACCAGCCCCACCTGACCGCGCTGGACCTCACTGGGTGCTCTGAGCTGTCCGACCAGGCCGCCCTCGCTGTGtcagcggggctgcgagctctgcAAAGCCTGTGCTTGGGGAAGCTCCAGCGGCTGACGGACAGGGGTTTCCTGGGCATTGCTGAGCTCCGGAGCCTGCAGAGGCTGGACCTGTCTGAGTGCAGCCTCGTGAGCGGCAGTGAGCTGGTGAAAGTGTGCTCCGCCCCCGAGCTGCGGCCTAACCTGGCCTCCCTCAGCTTTGCTTTCTGCTGTCTGCTCAGAGTAAGTTCCCCAATTCCTGCTCTtggcagagggagcagggccCTGCCTTTCGGTCCCAGACCCCTTCACCTGCAGCCGGGCCACCAGGCTCTGCCCCACCGGGGAGGCCCTGGTCGCGTGGGGCTCTCTCCTGCACAGAGCCTTGGCCAATAGGGCAGGCTTGGCATTGCTCAGTGCAGCTCTTTGGCTTCTCACtcattcccttctcctccccaggaCAGCTCTGTCCTCTCGCTGGCCAGGTCCCTAAGCCCCAGTCTGCGGGTATTAGACCTCTCCTCCTGCGTCTCCATCACCAACGTGAGCATCCAAGCGATTGCCTCCCACCTCCCCCGGCTGACTGTCCTGAGACTGGCCTGGTGCAAGGAGCTGACGGACTGGGGCCTCCTGGGCATAGAGGAGCGTAACCATCACAGAGAGGTGAGAGCCTGCTCCGGAGCCTGGCTGATGCCCATGGAGTGAAAGCCAAGGCAGCAGGGGCTCTCTGAGTGCTGCCAAGGGCCAGCCTGTGCCCAGACACGAGGATGCATGGAGGTGGTGGCAGCGCAGTCACAGCTCAGGTTCCTGCAGGGGGCCAGCATGGAACGGGAACGTCTGTGGGGCTGTTCCTTCTCTCTGGGACTCCAGGCCCTGACACAGCTCAGAGGATGGGAGGCCGAGAGCTTCCCGGGCTCAGCAACGTGTCCCTTTTCTTGGCAGAAGGACGCAGGGCCACAGTTCAGCAGGAATTTCGGTAACATGGGATTCTTCCTGCCGCCCCTGCAGAACCTGGAGCAGGATCCCAAGGTCCTCAGCGACTCTGCCTCGAACGAGTCCCGGAAGCAGCACCGGGCCTCCTTGCAGGCACTAGAACAGCTGCAAGAGCTCGACCTCATGGCCTGCAGCAAGCTGACTGACTGCAGCATTACCAAGGTATGGAGAGCCCAGCCGTGGATTGGGGTTAGCCCAGCCCAGTGGCTGTCCAGTGAAATCCTCCTGGGCTGCGTGTTCCTGTGCACGTACCAGGTGAAACGCTGCTGGGTGCTAACAGCTCCCTCTCGGCACCAGATTGCGTCACCACTGCCCACCAGGCACCCATGTGACGCAGGGTGCCGAGGTGGAGGAATCAGGCTCCGATCTGCTTCTCCAGCTTTGAGTGCTGCTGGGGAGCTGCCGTGCGGCTGGGTGGGCAGCGGGCAGACGCCAGGCTGACTGGGTTAGaagctgccctgccagcagcGGTACTGACCCAGAGAGAGATTGGGGGTAAGACCTCATTCCTCAGAGCTCCCTGGAGCCACGGCTCGGGTGGGAGCTGGGCTGAGGACGCCTTTTCTCTCCTGCCAAACACTT
Above is a genomic segment from Gopherus flavomarginatus isolate rGopFla2 chromosome 14, rGopFla2.mat.asm, whole genome shotgun sequence containing:
- the LOC127034384 gene encoding F-box/LRR-repeat protein 20-like isoform X1, giving the protein MEMQRLPVEVITYILSFLPIADRKEASLVNHTWYFAAQDSLRQENILYNIPATSSSLATIESLARRRVSCVSLTSLDSSTVSRDVIQAVSCHLGPHLQSLCLRGSSLTETSFMHLLLACPCLSSLDLSGCNSLFMSGTLLSKPETIGQAQRALTNLQELNLASLRYLSDLSFNRLTGCAPRLARLSLARCHLTFGFDPYRGSSNYNSSALLSFRNLLRFLKERASSFRALDLSGTSITSPAMRSLVQVEGLCLQELVLQNCRDLSNEAISLLCTHQPHLTALDLTGCSELSDQAALAVSAGLRALQSLCLGKLQRLTDRGFLGIAELRSLQRLDLSECSLVSGSELVKVCSAPELRPNLASLSFAFCCLLRDSSVLSLARSLSPSLRVLDLSSCVSITNVSIQAIASHLPRLTVLRLAWCKELTDWGLLGIEERNHHREKDAGPQFSRNFGNMGFFLPPLQNLEQDPKVLSDSASNESRKQHRASLQALEQLQELDLMACSKLTDCSITKVIRFPALRRLSLSLLPELTDASLVAVARGCQSLERLSMSHCGKLTDKGFIEAASSLRRLQHLVISGCSQLTGQTLEAISRECRQLKSLDVSMCHGISMADIALFQAQLPLQTCVQSRFVGGADLSFTL
- the LOC127034384 gene encoding F-box/LRR-repeat protein 20-like isoform X2, coding for MEMQRLPVEVITYILSFLPIADRKEASLVNHTWYFAAQDSLRQENILYNIPATSSSLATIESLARRRVSCVSLTSLDSSTVSRDVIQAVSCHLGPHLQSLCLRGSSLTETSFMHLLLACPCLSSLDLSGCNSLFMSGTLLSKPETIGQAQRALTNLQELNLASLRYLSDLSFNRLTGCAPRLARLSLARCHLTFGFDPYRGSSNYNSSALLSFRNLLRFLKERASSFRALDLSGTSITSPAMRSLVQVEGLCLQELVLQNCRDLSNEAISLLCTHQPHLTALDLTGCSELSDQAALAVSAGLRALQSLCLGKLQRLTDRGFLGIAELRSLQRLDLSECSLVSGSELVKVCSAPELRPNLASLSFAFCCLLRDSSVLSLARSLSPSLRVLDLSSCVSITNVSIQAIASHLPRLTVLRLAWCKELTDWGLLGIEERNHHRENLEQDPKVLSDSASNESRKQHRASLQALEQLQELDLMACSKLTDCSITKVIRFPALRRLSLSLLPELTDASLVAVARGCQSLERLSMSHCGKLTDKGFIEAASSLRRLQHLVISGCSQLTGQTLEAISRECRQLKSLDVSMCHGISMADIALFQAQLPLQTCVQSRFVGGADLSFTL